In the Paenibacillus sp. FSL R7-0337 genome, GCAGCTTCTATTCGCTTGTCGATGCAGTGGCAGACCAAACGGAAGCTCTAAGCGATATGAATTCCCAGTTCGAGCTATATGACATCAAGAACACGATCGAGAGTCTTAAAGTGCTCAGTCTAACGGGCAACGAAGCTACAGTCCATTCTGTCGAAAAAGCAGTACGGACCGGCGGGTATTATACACCGGATGAGCAGTACGAATACTTATATACGCTGGTCCGTCAAAACGGCGCCTGGAGGATCTCTGCTATGGATCTGCAGGAATCCTCCGTGCTGCTGACGCGCGAACAAGGCATGAAGCCCGCTGTGCTGCCTCAGGGCGATCAGACCGGGATTAAGGATACGCTCAGCAAATATTACCAGAGTATGAATGCCCGCAATGCAGATGCAGTCCTTGCCGTGATGACCTCGTACGATAAGGAGGAGGATGACTCTTACAAAGAGGAGCTGCGTGATTATTTCGAAACCTATGATCTAAGCTATGCGGTATCTTCCTCCAATGTCTTCTATTACACGGACTATGAAGCCGCAGTCTATACGGAAGTGGTCATTACGGACGGTGAATCGAAGGAGACCTATACCCAGTCTCTGATCCTCCTGCTCTCGAAGCCGGAGAGCGGTGGCTGGACAATCGACACCACTTACCATATCGGCTTCGACGCGCAGTCCTAAATTCAAAAATTCATCTAAAGGATGTCATGAACTCATGAAATCAGCCAAAATCGTTACCGCACTCTTAAGCGGCTGTCTGGCGCTATCCATCGCCTGGGCCCCTGCTGCTTCAGCGGCAGACACTGCTGCCTCTAAGGAAGCGGCCCAAGCCTCGAAGACGGAGATCATCAATGAAATTATGCAATATCTGGAGTATTACAATGTCGAAGGCGTGGACCAGGATACACTTATCCGCGGTGCGATTGACGGTATGGTCAATACACTGGACGATCCTTACAGCCAATACTTTACGAAGGAGGAGGCTGCGGAGTTTGGTCATCAGGTTGATCTGGAATATGTCGGCATCGGTGTCCGGCTGATGTATACGTCCAAAGAGCTATACATTGAAGAGGTCATGAGCGGTTCCCCGGCTGAGGCCGCGGGACTAAAGCGCGGCGACTCCATTCTCAAGATCAATGGGGTGCGGGTGGCTGAGACGAATGGCGATGAGCTGAGCGGCAAAGCGGGCACGAAGGTCTCTCTGCTGATTCAGAGAAACGGGGCTAACAAATCCTATACGGTAACCCGCAGTGAAATTGCTACAAGCTCCGTGACCAGCAAGATGCTTAGCTCCAAAATTGCTTATATCTCCATCAACGGGTTCACCCAGACGGCCGATGAGGAATTCTCCGCAGCACTGGACAAAATGCGTTCAGGCGGCATGAAATCACTGGTTCTTGATCTGCGAGATAATACGGGCGGTTACATGGACAGCGCTCAGAATATCGTCTCCAAGTTCATGGATGCCGGCATTATGATGTACACCTCCGACCAGACCGGTACACTGAAGCCGGTCGCAATTACAAACGGCAGCAAAATCGGCGTGCCTGTGGTCGTATTGACCAATGAATATACGGCCAGCGCCTCCGAAGCCTTGACCGGTGCACTTCGTGACAATAAGCTGGCTACAGTTGTAGGCACACGCTCTTACGGAAAGGCACGGATTCAGAGCCTGATTCCTATGTCCGGCGGCGGCGAGCTGAAGCTGACCACCATGAAGTATCTGACTCCGAACAAGGAGGACTTCAACCATATCGGACTTGCGCCTGATATCGAGGTCAAGGGCAAAACCGCCCAGTTGATTACCGCTCTGCAAATCGCCGGGATGAAGGAGATTGTCGCCTCTGGAGACCATCATATTCTTGATATCAACGGCATCGCTTTTGCCGGAAATGTAGGTCTGATCAAACAGGGCGATAAGGTGTACGCCGCTTCTCGTATATTGTCTGCTCTTGTGGAGAATGAAGTCTCCTGGGATGCCAAGAACAAAAAGGTGCTGCTGACCACCGGTGCCGGTAACGTATCCGGGTTCTCACTGGCTTCCAAAGAGGCGCTGTACCAGGACGGTGAGACCTTCATCGAACTGAATGCCTTCAAGAATAAGTTC is a window encoding:
- a CDS encoding stalk domain-containing protein; its protein translation is MKKLVSLLGISLLALVLAVPAFAADKPIKVYINGSNLAFTAGTPYLKNNTVLVPFRVVFEKLGLKVLWDSKTGTVTGTGTGLTISLKVGSKRASVNGTVKQLTVAPVSNAGTTYIPLRFIAEATGGTAIWDSASRSVKITVSPSSASSEQEIKAIIQLANQYYNEEKASSFYSLVDAVADQTEALSDMNSQFELYDIKNTIESLKVLSLTGNEATVHSVEKAVRTGGYYTPDEQYEYLYTLVRQNGAWRISAMDLQESSVLLTREQGMKPAVLPQGDQTGIKDTLSKYYQSMNARNADAVLAVMTSYDKEEDDSYKEELRDYFETYDLSYAVSSSNVFYYTDYEAAVYTEVVITDGESKETYTQSLILLLSKPESGGWTIDTTYHIGFDAQS
- a CDS encoding S41 family peptidase codes for the protein MKSAKIVTALLSGCLALSIAWAPAASAADTAASKEAAQASKTEIINEIMQYLEYYNVEGVDQDTLIRGAIDGMVNTLDDPYSQYFTKEEAAEFGHQVDLEYVGIGVRLMYTSKELYIEEVMSGSPAEAAGLKRGDSILKINGVRVAETNGDELSGKAGTKVSLLIQRNGANKSYTVTRSEIATSSVTSKMLSSKIAYISINGFTQTADEEFSAALDKMRSGGMKSLVLDLRDNTGGYMDSAQNIVSKFMDAGIMMYTSDQTGTLKPVAITNGSKIGVPVVVLTNEYTASASEALTGALRDNKLATVVGTRSYGKARIQSLIPMSGGGELKLTTMKYLTPNKEDFNHIGLAPDIEVKGKTAQLITALQIAGMKEIVASGDHHILDINGIAFAGNVGLIKQGDKVYAASRILSALVENEVSWDAKNKKVLLTTGAGNVSGFSLASKEALYQDGETFIELNAFKNKFPALVWSYNASLKQLKLAVK